TGTTCAACGGACCCTGCGGCGGATCGAAAGAGGGCAAATGCGAAGTCTCTCTGGACATCCCTTGCGCATGGCAATTGATCTACGATCGGCTCTCGGATTTGGGGCAACTCTCCCAAATGGAGATTATCCAACCCATCAGGGATTGGAGGCCAAGCGACTCCGGGGCTCCCAGAAGCATCGTTCGAGAGGATGCCATTGGGGTTTCGGGCGAAAAAGCGTAATGTCGACTCTTTAGTCTCTCATCAAGGGAGAGCAAGATTTTTGTTTGAAGCATCATGAAAGCAGGAACTAACCTGGAGAAAGTGCTGGAGAGTGGAACTTTCGCGGTCACTGCTGAAGTCGGCCCTCCTAAAAGCGCCACAGCTCGCGTTGTGGAAAAGAAAGGAGAAACGATCAAGCAGTACGTTGATGCCGTCAACGTCACGGATAACCAGACTGCCATTGTCAGAATGTCCAGTATGGCCGGATGTGTGATCCTCAAACAGATGGGATTGGATACGGTATTGCAGATCACTTGCCGCGACCGCAATCGGATTGCTATTCAGAGCGATGTTCTGGGGGCAGTGGCGCTGGGGATTGGCAATATTTTGTGCCTCTCTGGCGATCATCAGGCGCTGGGAAATCACCCTAGCGCCAAAGGCGTTTTTGATATCGATTCGATCCAGTTGATCCAAGCGTTAAAGGCAATGCGGGATGAGAGGAAGTTCATCTGCGGCGATGACATTACAGGAGAGGTCCCCATCCACATCGGGGCCGTTGAAAATCCCTTCGCCGACCCGCAAGCGTTCAGGATTCAGCGGCTGGCCAAGAAGGTAAGAGCAGGGGCCGATTTCATTCAAACACAGGTGATCTTCGATATCGACCGGTTTGCCAAATGGATGAGGGAAGTGACGGCTCGCGAACTGGACAAGCAAATACATATTCTGGCCGGAATCATACCGCTCAAATCGGCGGCTATGGCCCGCCATATGCGTGATCATGTCCCTGGTATAGAAGTGCCGGACCAGTTGATCCGACGGATGGAGAATGCCAGCGATCCCCAAGCAGAAGGCGTGACGATATCTCTGGAAATCATTGAGGATGTCAGAAGGATTTCCGGGATACATGGCATTCATCTTTTCGCTGTTGGGTGGGAAGACAGCATCCCTGTTATCGTCCAGAGAGCGGCGCTCTGGCCCAGGCCGCTTTGATCATCGGTTTTCAAGATACACTTTATTGAGGTCGTACTGAAAAGAAAATGCGAGGATTTCCCCTCGCATTTTCTTTTCACAGACTCCATTTCGAATGGGTATTTAACCATACATAACCGATAATTTCCCGCGCTGCCGCAACCCGTAATCGAGCCTATTCTGATAACTTTCGGCGTTTCTGAAGAAAAGGCCTTGCCTTGAGGAAAGGGCCTGTCTCTCCGTTGGAGTCATCGAAGGCTTTAAACCGGCAGATGAAGATCGAACCTCAGTGTTATTGAAATGATTCCTTCTCAGGGGAAGAGCCTCTCTTTCTCCCCGGGTCATCACAGGTTTGTGAACAGTGGAGCTACCCGTATATTTCGACCAGTCCATAGGTCTAAAGAAAAGGCCTTGCTTTGAAGAGAGCGCTTCGATCTCTCTGGGAGTCTCTACGATAGCCTTCAAATTGGAAGCCACACTGCGAGACTGCGGCCAATCCATAGGCCTAAAGAAAAGGCCCTCCCTCAACGAAAGAGCTTCGGCCTCCCTCGGAGTCATCGCATCAACCTTTGGAGCATAAGGCTTACCAGCGAACTTATCCCAGTCCCGAGGCCTGAAGAAGAGGCCTCCTTTCGAGGAAATGGCCTCTTTCTCTTCCCGGGTCATTAAAGGCTTCGGGGCAACAGGCTGGCTTTGATATTTAGGCCAATCGATCTCTTTGAAGAAGAGTCCTTGTTTTGAGGAAAGTGCCTCGATCTCTCTGGGAGTGATGAAAGCCCTGGAGGTAAATGGGTCCCTCCTCAATCTCCCCGCGCCTCGGGATTGGGAGTATGAACCCAGTGAACTATAGGCCATCACAGGCACGGGGATTGGCAACGGCGAATCAATATCAAGCGGGATGCTCCTGCGCAGCTTCCCTTCGTTCCCATGGCTTCGCGGCGTGATCAGCTGCTGATCTTTGATCATCGGCAGAACGAATCTCAAAACACCCAGGCGGAGCAGCCCTGAAACCAGGAACAAGCCTAACACTTTGCTGCCAAAGATAGGAAACATGAACATGACCAAGCCTACAGCGGAAAGAGAACCAAGCGCCATCGATACCGTATTCAAGGTTCGGCTGTAACAGATATAGTTCAACCTCTTTTCCGCTGGCGCGGCTTCATATATCAAAACATTGTAGCTCAGTTCAAACCCCGCCCACATAATACCGGTCAAGGCCTGAACGGCGGCGAGGTAAATGAGATTCGATGAAAACAACCACAGGAAGGGTACCACGCACAAGAATGGGGACACCTTGCAGATGATCCCCAGGTTGCTATGTGCGCCGGTATATCTTCGCCAGAACATGGAACCGATGACTTTGGCCGAAAATTCACTGGCGATCAGCATCATAAAAACGAAGTATCCCAGCTGCAGATCGTTCAGCACATAAACCGCCAACAAGGGGATTGATATGTACACTGCAAAATTGAACGTCGAAGAATAGAGGATAACGGTTCCCAGATAACCCTTGGTCGTCTCTTTCAGAAAATCGATAAATCCGAATTTTGGCTCCGTCACTCGGATTTCATCGTCATTGGGGTCAGTTCTCGCGGCAGGCTTAAAGTCGGTGCCTTCTTGTATCCGGGTGTAGAAGAAAAGACTCACAAGAGAAGCCATGGTGGACACGCCAAAAACGATGACAAAGCCGATAAGCGTCTGATTGCCACTGAAGATCTGCAAAACGGAACCCATGATGCAAAAAGTTATCAGGTAGACTCCGGCCGAAATGGCCGAGCGTAGTCCGAAATAACGGCGCAGTGCTGACGGGGAAACCATGCTCACCATCCAACTCTCTCTGGCAGGCATGAGAAGGATACTGGGGATCAAGTTCAAAACCCAGCATGCTGCGATCAGTCCGAAAGGACCGATGGGCCGCATGAAAAGAAAGATAAAAAGAATCGGGACCCAGGTCATCACATTGGCCACAGCGAGAATTGAAGTAGTCCTTTTGACCCCATTGGTCCTGCCGACAATTGAGGGAATCTTGATGCACATAAGCGCCAGAATGCCATACAATAGAGAGCTTACCAATTGCACGCCCTGGGCGCCGACTCCCGCGGCCACAAGAGCAGGCCCCTGATAGGCCGTGCCGCCGTTTTCAATGGAGGTCGATATTGCCTCTGCGTGAAAATAACCCAGGCTTCTGTTTTTTGTTCTATTGTCTCCTAGTTCCATCTGATTGCCTTTTGATAAAGAATGATCGAATGATTCGAAAAGTCGTCCCCATCTTCCTCTGAAATCAAAGGAGCTTTTCGGATTCTATTCAGATCAACCGGGGGGAGAGGTGGCTAAATTCCTGCCTATGAACGTCGGACCAAAGAGACATGTTTCAACGGATAACGAAGTCTGATGCTGTGCAGTATTTTCCAAGGATTCCCCGTGAAGACGCGTATATCTTTTTCCCCTCAGGAAAAGGCCATATCTGCTCGGATTGGAATGCTTATTGCTGCCCATAAGAGAGACCTTTTTGAGGACTGTCTACTGAAATCCTATTTCCGGTCACCAGTCCGCCAGTCCGTCAGTCCGTCAGTCCGAATCAGGTTGAATGATATAGGTATATCACTAAAGATCGAAGCTGTCAAGGGCTTAAACACTCAAACCGGAGAGAAATCCCGCGGCAATCGCTGAAAACAGTCCCTTGATCCAGCCCGTTCAGTGTTCCGCCAACCTGCGCAGGTGTATAATGATGATCGCAGGTAAGCATTGATCAAACGCGATTGACTGGAAGGCAGCGCTATCCAATGCCCGATTAAATATGCTCCGAAACACGTGGTTTCTCCCCGGTTCGTTGCTCATTCTGGCTCCTCTCTCCATTGCCTTAAATACTCTGGATATTGCTCCGGTGGCAGTATTCATCGTAACGTTGCTGAGTCTAATCCCAATCTCCAGCCTTGTGTCCAGATCAACCCAGGAACTTTCGTTGAGGACTGCCACTGTTGTGGGAAGTCTGCTCAATGCCACTTTCGGCAATATCATAGAACTCATGATTGCCATTTTTGCCATCAACCAGGGGTTGCAGGAAATGGTGATGGCTTCGCTGGCTGGTTCCATCATCCTTAATATTCTTCTGCTCATTGGCGTCAGCATGATCGCTGGCGGGCTCAAACATAGAGATCAAACCTTCAATACGTCCTCCGTCGGAGTTTCTTCCACTATGCTGCTTATTGCAGTTGCCGGCCTCGCCCTGCCGACGATTTACGCAGAGCTCGCAGAGCCAACAGTCCATACGGAACACTCGGTCATCCTCATGAGCCGCGCGGTCTCCATAACACTGGGAGTAACCTATCTGTTGAGTCTTGTCTTCGTTTTGTTCACTCACCGCCACCTCTTTGTCAGCCAACGCGAAGCCTCCGAGCCAGCCACATGGAGCACAGCCAAGGCGGCAATGATTCTAGGTCTGTCTGTCGGGCTGGCGGCTATCGAGTCGAACATATTAGTCGGTGTGATCCAACCCATCATCGATACCACCCATCTTCATCAGGCATTTGTGGGACTGGTCGTCATCGCGGTGATTACCAATATCCCGGAGCACATGGCAGCGATTCAATTCGGACTGAGAGACAACATCACACTGTCACTCGAAATCGGTATGAATTCCGCAATACAGATTGCGCTCTTTGTGGTTCCCATTCTGGTTTTGATCAGCCCGCTGCTTGGAACCAGCATGAGCCTTGCTTTTCCCCCATTCCTGATCGTGGGTATGATTTTGAGCGTGATGATCATCAATTACATCGGCAGCGATGGCATCTGCAACTGGCTGGAAGGGGTTCAACTGGTGGCT
This Dehalococcoidia bacterium DNA region includes the following protein-coding sequences:
- the cax gene encoding calcium/proton exchanger → MLRNTWFLPGSLLILAPLSIALNTLDIAPVAVFIVTLLSLIPISSLVSRSTQELSLRTATVVGSLLNATFGNIIELMIAIFAINQGLQEMVMASLAGSIILNILLLIGVSMIAGGLKHRDQTFNTSSVGVSSTMLLIAVAGLALPTIYAELAEPTVHTEHSVILMSRAVSITLGVTYLLSLVFVLFTHRHLFVSQREASEPATWSTAKAAMILGLSVGLAAIESNILVGVIQPIIDTTHLHQAFVGLVVIAVITNIPEHMAAIQFGLRDNITLSLEIGMNSAIQIALFVVPILVLISPLLGTSMSLAFPPFLIVGMILSVMIINYIGSDGICNWLEGVQLVAVYAIIAIAFYFV
- a CDS encoding methylenetetrahydrofolate reductase — protein: MKAGTNLEKVLESGTFAVTAEVGPPKSATARVVEKKGETIKQYVDAVNVTDNQTAIVRMSSMAGCVILKQMGLDTVLQITCRDRNRIAIQSDVLGAVALGIGNILCLSGDHQALGNHPSAKGVFDIDSIQLIQALKAMRDERKFICGDDITGEVPIHIGAVENPFADPQAFRIQRLAKKVRAGADFIQTQVIFDIDRFAKWMREVTARELDKQIHILAGIIPLKSAAMARHMRDHVPGIEVPDQLIRRMENASDPQAEGVTISLEIIEDVRRISGIHGIHLFAVGWEDSIPVIVQRAALWPRPL